A single region of the Sciurus carolinensis chromosome 14, mSciCar1.2, whole genome shotgun sequence genome encodes:
- the LOC124964362 gene encoding LOW QUALITY PROTEIN: 60S ribosomal protein L31-like (The sequence of the model RefSeq protein was modified relative to this genomic sequence to represent the inferred CDS: inserted 2 bases in 2 codons), which yields MAPAKKGGEKKKGRFAIIEFVTWEYTINIHKHXHGVGFKKXAPRALKEIREFAMKEMGTPDVRIHTRLNKTVWAKGIRNVPDRIPVQLSRNRNEDEDLPNKFYTLVTCVPVTTLENIQTVNVDEN from the exons ATGGCTCCTGCAAAGAAgggtggagagaagaaaaagggccGTTTTGCCATCATTGAGTTCGTGACCTGGGAATACACCATCAACATTCACAAGC ATCATGGAGTGGGGTTCAAGA CTGCTCCTCGGGCACTCAAAGAGATCCGGGAATTTGCCATGAAGGAGATGGGAACTCCAGATGTGCGCATCCATACCAGGCTCAACAAAACTGTCTGGGCCAAAGGAATAAGGAATGTCCCAGATCGTATCCCTGTGCAATTGTCTAGAAATCGTAATGAGGATGAAGATTTGCCAAACAAATTCTATACTTTGGTAACCTGTGTCCCTGTTACCACGTTGGAAAATATACAGACAGTCAATGTGGATGAGAACTAA